A DNA window from Camelina sativa cultivar DH55 chromosome 17, Cs, whole genome shotgun sequence contains the following coding sequences:
- the LOC104759828 gene encoding uncharacterized protein LOC104759828 gives MHPEKTPVPDGMSALFFQRFWPNLKGDLVALVKEFFRTDRFDPRLNETNICLIPKTERPKRMTEFRPISLCNVCYKIISKVLCFRLKRFLPSLVSETQSAFVSGRLITDNILVAQEMFHGLNTNPRCKSEFLAFKTDMSKAYDRVLINGQPRGYIKPQQGLRQGDPLSPYLFILCTEVLIANIKKAERDQRITGIKLARDCPTISHLLFADDSFFFCKAEVDECTTVMGIISDYGKASGQEVNRDKSSIMFGKKVLPELRAQLQSVMGISKEGGMGSYLDLTTKLTGAISKFWWKSNDKERGLHWVTWDKLCKDKGDGGLGFRALEQFNDAMLAKQYWRLIHYPSSLMTWVIRGRYFRNKHPLQAKKPCSPSLAWRSIFSTKDIVEYGARWVIGSGCNVSVWRDPWIPDTQPRPANGRERFLHPNLMVNHLINPSTKEWHLPILEEYMDPRDIQIILSMEISKSFKPDKLIWHYSSSGRYSVKSGYRIAHELIKEVEYGPTYTALKAQAWELKVPPKIQHFFWQMAPVIYLCWNVWHTGGSGAGRSVVDVVWEQRLLIMRSLSVPDHVVFGICPH, from the exons ATGCATCCTGAGAAGACTCCAGTTCCGGATGGGATGAGTGCTTTGTTCTTCCAAAGGTTCTGGCCCAATCTCAAAGGTGATTTAGTGGCTTTAGTGAAAGAATTTTTCCGTACAGATCGTTTCGATCCTCGGTTGAACGAAACGAATATCTGCCTTATTCCTAAAACGGAAAGGCCCAAACGGATGACGGAATTTAGACCTATTAGTCTTTGTAATGTGTGTTATAAGATCATTTCTAAAGTATTGTGTTTTCGGCTTAAGCGGTTTCTTCCGTCTCTTGTTTCAGAAACCCAATCGGCTTTTGTTTCAGGTCGTCTTATTACAGATAATATTTTGGtcgctcaggagatgtttcatggtttaaaCACAAATCCACGGTGTAAGTCTGAGTTTTTGGCATTTAAGACAGATATGAGCAAGGCTTACGATAGG GTTCTAATTAATGGTCAGCCTAGAGGCTACATTAAGCCACAGCAAGGATTACGGCAGGGGGATCCCTTATccccttatttgtttattctatgTACAGAGGTGTTGATTGCCAACATTAAGAAAGCGGAACGCGATCAGAGGATTACGGGTATTAAGCTTGCTAGGGATTGCCCCACCATCTCCCATTTGttatttgctgatgatagttTCTTTTTCTGTAAGGCAGAGGTAGATGAATGTACTACGGTTATGGGAATTATAAGTGATTACGGGAAGGCATCGGGACAGGAAGTTAATCGGGATAAGTCATCAATTATGTTTGGGAAAAAAGTGCTTCCCGAGTTAAGGGCCCAATTACAATCTGTTATGGGTATCTCCAAGGAAGGTGGTATGGGTTCGTATTTGG ACTTAACGACTAAATTAACTGGTGCCATCTCAAAATTTTGGTGGAAGTCTAATGATAAGGAGAGAGGATTACATTGGGTTACTTGGGACAAGTTATGTAAGGATAAAGGTGACGGTGGATTGGGTTTCCGCGCCCTAGAACAATTTAATGACGCCATGCTGGCTAAACAgtattggcggttaattcatTATCCATCATCTCTAATGACGTGGGTCATACGAGGTAGATACTTTCGAAATAAACATCCTCTTCAGGCTAAGAAGCCGTGTTCCCCCTCACTTGcgtggaggagtattttttcaACTAAGGACATAGTGGAATACGGGGCACGATGGGTAATAGGTTCGGGTTGTAACGTATCGGTTTGGCGAGATCCGTGGATCCCGGATACCCAACCAAGACCGGCTAATGGTCGAGAAAGATTTTTACATCCAAATCTTATGGtcaatcatttaattaatccttCTACCAAGGAGTGGCATTTACCAATTTTGGAAGAGTACATGGATCCACGggatattcaaatcattttATCGATGGAGATAAGTAAATCTTTTAAACCGGATAAATTAATCTGGCATTATTCTAGTTCAGGGAGGTATTCGGTCAAATCTGGCTACCGTATTGCACATGAATTAATTAAGGAGGTGGAGTACGGTCCGACGTACACGGCTCTTAAGGCCCAGGCTTGGGAACTCAAGGTTCCCCCGAAGATCCAGCACTTTTTCTGGCAAATGGCTCCAGTTATCTACCTGTGTTGGAACGTTTGGCACACCGGGGGGTCCGGTGCGGGACGCTCTGTAGTAGATGTGGTTTGGGAGcagagactattaatcatgcgCTCTTTGAGTGTCCCCGATCACGTCGTATTTGGGATTTGTCCCCATTAG
- the LOC104758118 gene encoding shikimate O-hydroxycinnamoyltransferase-like, whose amino-acid sequence MKINIRDSTVVRPAAETPVINLWNSNVDLIIPRFHTPSVYFYRPTGASNFFDPQVLKEALSKALVAFYPIAGRLKRDNDGRIEIDCNGEGVLFVVADTPSVIDDFGDFAPSLTLRQLIPDVDYSAGVHTFPLLVLQVTFFKCGGASLGVGLQHHVADGSSALHFINTWSDMARGLDLTVPPFIDRTLLRARDPPQPAFDHVEYQPSPTMRIPSSKPEPDDTTVSIFKISRDMLVSLKAKSKQDGNTLSYSSYEVLAGHVWRSVCKARGLPEDQETKFYIAIDGRSRLRPQLPPGYLGNVIFTATPLTVAGDLVSKPTWYAAGMIHDAIVRMDDNYLWSALDYLEMQPDLSALVRGAHTYKCPNLGITSWTKLPIYDADFGWGRPIYMGPGAIAFEGLSFVLPSPTNDGSLSLAINLQSEHMKLFKKFFYNI is encoded by the exons ATGAAAATTAACATCCGAGATTCCACCGTTGTCCGGCCTGCCGCCGAGACCCCAGTCATTAATCTTTGGAACTCCAACGTTGACCTCATCATCCCTAGATTCCACACCCCTAGTGTCTATTTCTACAGACCCACCGGCGCCTCCAATTTCTTTGACCCTCAGGTCCTCAAGGAGGCTCTTTCCAAGGCCCTCGTCGCCTTTTACCCCATAGCTGGTCGTTTGAagagagacaatgatggtcgtATCGAGATCGATTGCAACGGCGAAGGTGTTCTCTTCGTTGTCGCCGATACTCCCTCTGTCATTGACGATTTTGGGGACTTCGCTCCTTCCCTCACTCTCCGCCAGCTTATTCCAGATGTTGATTACTCCGCCGGCGTCCACACTTTCCCGCTCCTCGTCTTGCAG GTGACCTTCTTTAAATGTGGGGGAGCTTCCCTTGGGGTTGGCTTGCAACACCACGTGGCTGATGGTTCCTCTGCTCTCCATTTTATCAATACATGGTCTGATATGGCCCGTGGACTTGACCTTACCGTTCCACCCTTCATTGATCGAACTCTCCTCCGCGCTAGGGACCCGCCTCAGCCTGCTTTTGATCATGTTGAATATCAGCCTTCCCCCACTATGAGGATCCCGTCCTCCAAACCAGAACCAGATGATACCACCGTctctattttcaaaatatcacGTGACATGCTTGTTTCTCTCAAGGCTAAATCTAAGCAGGATGGGAACACTTTGAGCTACAGCTCATACGAGGTCTTGGCTGGACACGTGTGGAGATCAGTGTGCAAAGCGCGCGGACTTCCAGAAGACCAAGAGACCAAGTTTTACATTGCAATTGATGGAAGGTCCAGACTTCGCCCGCAGCTGCCCCCTGGTTACCTTGGCAATGTAATATTTACTGCGACACCATTGACCGTTGCAGGGGATCTTGTATCAAAGCCAACATGGTATGCTGCAGGGATGATTCATGATGCTATAGTTCGCATGGACGATAACTATTTGTGGTCCGCTCTTGACTACCTAGAGATGCAGCCTGATCTGTCAGCACTGGTCCGCGGGGCACATACCTACAAATGCCCAAATTTGGGAATCACGAGCTGGACCAAATTACCCATATATGATGCAGACTTTGGTTGGGGTCGTCCCATATATATGGGACCTGGTGCAATTGCATTCGAGGGTTTGTCTTTTGTGCTACCAAGTCCTACAAATGATGGCAGCTTATCCTTGGCCATTAATCTCCAATCTGAACACATGAAACTGTTTAAGAAGTTTTTCTACAACATATGA